Proteins from one Oscillatoria nigro-viridis PCC 7112 genomic window:
- the dndB gene encoding DNA sulfur modification protein DndB, translating into MSTPSFEYILPVIRGIQAGREYYVSMCPVRFLPKLFPFESEDLPPSMRAKRALNKARIPEIADYFVKNPTNYTCGAIAASIDADITFEAVGNEAEERKIGRLRVPMDAKFTINDGQHRRAAFEMALRENPQLGYETVALILFLDIGLEKSQQMFADLNGFQVPLEASLSLLYNHRDDRAFVVKAVVKQVEVFRCLTEMERGSLNGRSHKLFTLSAIDRAIVALLSNIHGSKQAQPSGSRTKKEQKEEELAQKIQLAVSYWNAVSNFIPDWQLVLHKQVAAGEMRRDCVHCHSVVLESLGEVGAALRSVFPESWEERLSLLQQVDWSISNPDWENGILLKGGISKSRASVSWMTDYLKNRLGLETADTAQAGRPCHKEGA; encoded by the coding sequence ATGTCTACTCCTTCTTTTGAATACATTTTGCCGGTTATCCGGGGAATTCAAGCGGGCCGCGAATATTACGTGTCGATGTGTCCGGTGCGTTTTTTGCCGAAATTGTTTCCCTTTGAATCTGAAGATTTGCCGCCGTCTATGCGGGCAAAACGCGCGCTTAACAAAGCTAGGATTCCCGAAATTGCTGATTATTTTGTCAAGAATCCTACAAATTATACTTGTGGGGCAATTGCTGCTTCGATTGATGCGGATATTACTTTTGAAGCTGTGGGAAATGAGGCAGAAGAACGGAAAATAGGTCGCTTGCGAGTGCCGATGGATGCTAAGTTTACTATTAATGACGGACAGCATCGCCGGGCGGCTTTTGAGATGGCTTTGAGGGAAAATCCGCAGTTGGGATATGAGACGGTGGCGCTGATTTTGTTTCTCGATATTGGGTTGGAAAAATCGCAGCAGATGTTTGCTGATTTGAATGGTTTTCAAGTTCCTTTGGAGGCGTCGCTAAGTCTACTTTACAACCACCGGGACGATCGGGCTTTTGTGGTGAAGGCGGTTGTTAAGCAGGTTGAGGTTTTCCGGTGTTTGACTGAGATGGAGAGGGGGAGTTTGAACGGGCGATCGCACAAATTGTTTACGCTGAGTGCGATCGATCGTGCGATCGTGGCTTTGCTGTCTAATATTCACGGCAGCAAACAGGCACAACCCTCTGGTTCTCGCACCAAAAAAGAACAGAAAGAGGAAGAACTCGCTCAAAAAATACAACTGGCGGTTAGTTATTGGAATGCGGTTAGCAATTTTATTCCAGATTGGCAATTAGTTCTGCACAAGCAAGTTGCGGCGGGGGAAATGCGCCGGGATTGCGTACACTGTCACAGTGTTGTGCTTGAGAGTTTGGGGGAAGTTGGGGCGGCTTTGCGATCGGTTTTTCCTGAGAGTTGGGAGGAACGTTTGAGCCTTTTGCAGCAGGTTGATTGGTCGATTTCTAATCCTGATTGGGAGAATGGGATTTTGTTGAAAGGGGGGATTTCTAAGTCGAGGGCGAGTGTTAGTTGGATGACTGATTATTTAAAAAATCGGTTGGGTTTGGAAACCGCAGATACAGCACAGGCGGGACGCCCGTGCCACAAGGAAGGCGCATAA
- a CDS encoding DNA sulfur modification protein DndB has translation MPNDNSNQPELNQRLDEFLEPYFARYHRQKCYPGLIFQHGKRKMVQFNVPADDLPTLLQAKPSTNNEPESGKNRPEIKGHAEEVKEYILKRVRKDQPWIVGTLTANVDPEKIEIIELSRGICLVVIPRGVKLDITDGQHRKRAIHELIESANGELIGDNDFPITLVLEGNLNQCQRDFRDMAQTKALDKSLLLSFGEMEGRIGICKQLIEQVPIFKGKTEKVKGSPSSKEKRIYTMNYVVKAVSCAFANDPNNELKDCDLSECSAAIISGLTQFFTECSLTQYIYETEAHDLTVNEIDNFKESCLLGRSVGIEILGKLLYCTYDADSYCFDPEQVSELAQLDWSRKSHLWEGNVVLSNNNPNNLVRNYRITASVNAVKMAVNQVKAHLEWI, from the coding sequence ATGCCTAATGACAACTCGAATCAGCCAGAACTCAACCAGCGACTAGATGAATTCCTTGAGCCGTACTTCGCCAGATACCACCGTCAGAAGTGCTATCCGGGCTTAATCTTTCAGCATGGAAAGCGAAAAATGGTACAATTCAACGTGCCTGCTGATGACTTACCTACTCTCCTTCAAGCAAAACCTTCTACAAATAACGAGCCTGAGTCTGGTAAAAACCGTCCAGAGATTAAGGGCCATGCTGAGGAAGTCAAGGAGTACATTCTCAAGCGCGTTAGAAAAGACCAACCCTGGATTGTGGGTACACTCACTGCAAATGTCGATCCAGAGAAGATTGAAATTATCGAACTAAGTCGGGGCATTTGCTTAGTAGTTATCCCTCGTGGCGTTAAGTTAGATATTACTGACGGACAGCACCGTAAGCGAGCGATTCACGAATTGATTGAGAGTGCTAACGGCGAGTTAATTGGAGATAATGATTTCCCAATTACGCTAGTTTTAGAAGGCAACTTAAATCAGTGTCAAAGAGACTTTAGAGATATGGCGCAAACAAAAGCGCTGGATAAATCGTTACTCTTGTCCTTTGGCGAAATGGAAGGTCGAATAGGTATTTGCAAACAGTTAATTGAACAAGTGCCAATTTTTAAGGGCAAGACAGAGAAAGTTAAAGGTTCTCCATCATCTAAAGAAAAGCGAATATATACAATGAATTATGTAGTAAAGGCTGTTAGTTGCGCTTTTGCTAACGATCCGAATAACGAGCTGAAAGATTGCGATTTATCAGAATGCTCGGCAGCTATAATTAGTGGTCTCACTCAATTTTTTACAGAATGCAGTCTAACTCAATACATTTATGAGACAGAGGCTCATGATTTGACAGTTAATGAAATTGATAACTTTAAAGAAAGTTGTTTATTGGGCAGGAGCGTGGGAATAGAAATATTAGGAAAGTTACTCTACTGCACTTATGATGCTGATAGCTATTGCTTCGATCCAGAACAAGTATCAGAACTTGCTCAACTTGATTGGTCAAGAAAAAGCCACCTTTGGGAAGGAAATGTGGTTTTGTCGAACAATAATCCCAATAATCTTGTTCGTAACTATAGAATAACAGCTAGTGTTAATGCTGTAAAAATGGCAGTAAATCAAGTAAAAGCCCATCTAGAATGGATTTAA
- the dndC gene encoding DNA phosphorothioation system sulfurtransferase DndC yields MTQAQQMPLFPPRSVTELVDDVEKLTQEIQDLYCSDEIPWVLGVSFGKDSSAVLQLIWYAIAALPLEKRTKTIHLITTDTLVENPIISTWVRNCIKYVKLAANQQKMPVEPHLLHPSFQETFWVCLMGKGYPAPRNGFRWCTDRMKIQPVNHFIREMVRVHGETIVVLGTRKAESSKRAATMKRHEAGRVRERLSPNSRLINSLIYTPVEDWRDDEVWLYLMQYPNPWGGDNKDLFTMYRGATADNECPLVVDTSTPSCGDSRFGCWVCTMVDQDKSMQAMILNDEEKEWMQPLLDIRNELDIKDDRPKRDFRRIYGRVELFERNMGDDTTSVEPIPGPYTKYWREHWLRRVLEAQTQIRKTAPLEMRDITLITPEELSEIRRIWLEEKHEFDDSLPRIYEEVTGEPFEDSRPAAERKLLGSDEWTAIEEICSEDKMHLELMAKLLDTERQYYTKPRRTGIYADLDKCFETSSRSKEEAIGNAHYQRNLKKAVEDIKANPTEKIQQFKDAIAQTNSSAKNETVDIAKLKEELESSSNQSRQLSWADIKFSTPDVGEKNSKD; encoded by the coding sequence ATGACACAAGCTCAGCAGATGCCACTATTCCCACCGCGCAGCGTTACTGAGTTAGTGGATGATGTAGAAAAGTTAACTCAAGAAATTCAGGATTTGTATTGTAGCGATGAAATTCCCTGGGTTTTAGGCGTATCTTTTGGAAAAGATTCGAGTGCAGTATTGCAGTTAATATGGTATGCAATCGCAGCACTCCCACTGGAAAAACGCACAAAAACAATTCATTTAATTACAACAGATACGCTGGTTGAAAATCCGATAATTTCTACCTGGGTTCGCAATTGCATTAAATATGTTAAGCTAGCAGCTAACCAGCAAAAAATGCCAGTCGAACCTCATCTGCTTCATCCTTCCTTTCAAGAAACATTCTGGGTATGCTTAATGGGGAAAGGCTATCCAGCACCTCGAAATGGATTTCGCTGGTGTACCGATCGTATGAAAATTCAACCTGTTAACCATTTTATCCGTGAAATGGTTAGGGTTCACGGTGAAACTATTGTTGTTTTAGGCACTCGAAAGGCTGAGAGCAGCAAACGCGCTGCAACAATGAAAAGACATGAAGCAGGTAGAGTGCGCGAGCGATTGAGTCCTAATTCTCGTTTAATTAACTCTCTAATTTATACTCCTGTGGAAGACTGGCGGGATGATGAAGTTTGGCTTTATCTAATGCAGTATCCTAACCCTTGGGGAGGTGACAATAAAGACTTGTTTACCATGTATCGCGGTGCGACAGCAGATAACGAATGCCCTCTAGTCGTTGATACTTCTACGCCTAGCTGTGGAGATTCTCGCTTTGGCTGCTGGGTTTGTACAATGGTAGACCAAGATAAATCTATGCAGGCAATGATTTTGAATGATGAGGAAAAAGAATGGATGCAGCCTCTCCTCGATATTCGCAACGAATTAGATATAAAAGACGATCGCCCAAAAAGAGACTTCCGACGCATTTACGGTAGAGTAGAACTGTTTGAACGCAACATGGGCGACGACACAACCTCCGTCGAACCCATCCCAGGGCCTTACACCAAATACTGGCGAGAACACTGGCTGAGACGAGTCTTGGAAGCACAAACCCAAATCCGCAAAACCGCACCCCTAGAAATGCGCGACATCACCTTAATTACCCCGGAAGAACTTAGCGAAATCCGCCGAATTTGGCTGGAAGAAAAGCACGAATTTGACGACTCTTTGCCCCGAATTTACGAAGAAGTCACGGGCGAACCTTTTGAAGATTCCCGTCCCGCCGCCGAAAGAAAACTCCTAGGTAGCGATGAATGGACTGCGATCGAAGAGATTTGCAGCGAGGACAAAATGCACCTCGAATTGATGGCAAAACTCCTCGATACAGAACGCCAATACTACACGAAGCCGCGCCGTACAGGCATTTACGCCGATTTGGACAAATGCTTTGAAACCAGTTCGCGATCGAAGGAAGAAGCGATTGGCAACGCCCACTATCAACGCAATTTAAAAAAAGCGGTGGAAGATATTAAAGCAAATCCGACGGAAAAAATTCAGCAATTCAAAGATGCGATCGCCCAAACCAACAGTTCCGCAAAAAACGAGACGGTTGATATTGCCAAGCTTAAAGAAGAACTCGAAAGCAGCAGCAATCAAAGCAGACAGCTATCTTGGGCGGATATTAAATTTTCTACTCCCGATGTAGGAGAGAAAAATAGCAAAGATTAG